One segment of Pyricularia oryzae 70-15 chromosome 3, whole genome shotgun sequence DNA contains the following:
- a CDS encoding 50S ribosomal protein L14, whose translation MIQLKSMLNCIDNSGAALVECALIVGQKRHASIGDRIVVVVQEQRKNPNEGAAALAASNKVKRGDIRHAIVVRTKYKVQRKDGSVVRFDDNACVLINKAGDPVGSRVNGIVGMELRKAKWSKILSMAPMHI comes from the exons ATGATTCAATTAAAG TCGATGCTCAACTGCATCGACAACTCGGGCGCCGCCTTGGTCGAGTGCGCCCTGATCGTCGGCCAGAAGAGGCATGCATCGATAG GTGAccgcatcgtcgtcgtcgtccaggaGCAACGCAAGAACCCCAACGAGGGCGCCGCCGCGCTGGCCGCCTCCAACAAGGTCAAGCGCGGAGATATCCGCCACGCCATTGTTGTCCGCACAAAGTACAAGGTCCAACGCAAGGACGGCTCTGTCGTCCGATTCGACGACAATGCCTGCGTTCTCATCAACAAGGCCGGTGACCCCGTCGGCTCGCGCGTCAACGGCATCGTTGGCATGGAGCTTCGAAAGGCCAAGTGGAGCAAGATTCTGAGCATGGCGCCCATGCATATATAA
- a CDS encoding histone-lysine N-methyltransferase SET9 — protein sequence MPPKSAKKQPLTFAQLAAYDDILTDALVDHTFYWTTIPKNRPSYHASRGVKQDEVTKIVKDHVILQPNVKLAEEKMLATDGLKRFCNGLKTPKEKDDFRAHLRRYLSIYLPDCPFEVNSTNRYTIFTHEASVTARRPIRKNEIIKALCGIQVVISPAEEAEIAKRKKDFSIVISSRSKSTSLFMGPARFANHDCGANARLKTADQSIMEVQALRNIEVGEEITVTYGDNYFGEDNCECLCRTCELGRVNGWAGDEGDGNGGFEKSIEEDQGTPAGYSLRRRRRDGSTSRAMSRDSSVTPDLRPRIRKTRSKAQLNTSDRASTVDSEASGNQTAKRKRELDTLASPPFTPAKRQKIASGLSEMMTADLLPPASMSTPPESSVGQLSRQSSVFERGTSEQLVESSDVTTPEHDSSESSTPPPKSDVDEDGSQPVAPALAATRDGSQGLIQKPSLKGISCAGTSTTTLSSSRAVELYSPSDVMLMPQSRPSTREKLTRSQVADESADATVVKAEVSETSTITVVNSVEGDSTSVIAGEVARISGKIASSSETDTKSESSTASPCDTTLDSGAISRSKKARQDDKDEPSQRGQSKKRMPGDYTLTPVLLSEPMTAWVHCSNCATAFVQRDAYYTRANCPRCERHSILYGYVWPKTEPEGSDDDEERVLDHRTVHRFLDPEDEAKVRGRKLSAWLVNKKLAEAKAAEVAEAAKNKKKQPSKVVKKVASKTTITAATKVKKAASTASVFGRVTKAGSGVSEGLKTSKTSPVTLSKKSANSEVDHGEAVGDSITSSASSAADSADCTTQMAIAQQLGAYVDTKFGLDDEGMSDQGDVDHCAKGKIDERKQSSVLQQRRLSLDSAGNRRRSGRACKASAKATAAAALATVGSD from the exons ATGCCTCCAAAATCTGCCAAGAAGCAACCTCTGACGTTTGCCCAATTGGCGGCCTACGATGACATACTGACAGATGCGCTGGTCGACCAC ACGTTCTACTGGACGACGATTCCAAAGAACCGACCATCGTATCATGCCTCCCGCGGAGTCAAGCAAGATGAAGTCACCAAGATAGTGAAGGACCATGTAATTCTCCAGCCAAACGTCAAGCTGGCCGAGGAGAAGATGCTGGCCACGGACGGGCTAAAACGGTTCTGCAATGGACTTAAAACGCCCAAGGAAAAGGACGACTTTCGCGCGCACCTACGCCGTTACCTTTCCATCTACCTACCCGATTGCCCTTTCGAGGTTAACTCGACCAACCGATACACCATCTTCACGCACGAGGCCAGTGTCACCGCGCGACGCCCGATCAGGAAGAACGAGATTATTAAGGCCTTGTGCGGAATTCAAGTCGTAATCTCGCCTGCGGAGGAAGCCGAAATCGCCAAGCGCAAGAAGGACTTCTCGATTGTGATTAGCTCGCGTAGCAAAAGCACGAGCCTGTTCATGGGCCCTGCACGCTTCGCGAACCACGACTGCGGTGCCAACGCCAGGCTGAAGACGGCTGACCAGTCCATCATGGAGGTCCAGGCGCTTCGAAACATCGAAGTGGGCGAAGAAATAACGGTCACGTACGGCGATAATTACTTTGGAGAGGATAATTGCGAATGTCTGTGCAGGACGTGCGAACTCGGCAGGGTGAATGGTTGGGCAGGTGACGAGGGCGATGGAAATGGCGGCTTTGAGAAGAGCATCGAGGAGGATCAGGGCACTCCCGCAGGGTATTCACTACGGCGGAGAAGGCGCGACGGCAGCACCAGCCGCGCAATGTCTAGGGATTCATCAGTCACGCCCGACCTGCGACCGCGAATTCGGAAGACACGGTCCAAGGCGCAGCTGAATACCTCGGACAGGGCTTCCACCGTTGACTCGGAGGCGTCTGGGAACCAGACTGCGAAACGGAAACGCGAACTGGATACACTGGCCAGTCCACCATTCACGCCGGCGAAGAGACAAAAGATCGCGAGCGGGCTTTCCGAGATGATGACGGCAGATTTGCTACCTCCTGCGAGCATGAGCACTCCCCCGGAGAGCTCAGTCGGACAGCTCAGCAGACAGTCATCCGTGTTCGAGAGAGGAACGTCGGAACAACTTGTTGAATCATCCGACGTCACAACACCAGAGCATGACAGCTCCGAATCGAGCACACCCCCTCCAAAGTCAGATGTGGACGAGGATGGTTCGCAGCCAGTGGCCCCGGCATTGGCGGCAACTAGAGATGGTAGCCAAGGGCTTATACAAAAACCTTCGTTGAAGGGTATCTCTTGTGCAGGAACCAGCACGACTACTCTAAGCTCATCGCGGGCAGTGGAGCTTTATTCACCGTCGGATGTGATGCTCATGCCACAATCGAGACCCAGCACTCGAGAAAAATTAACTAGGTCGCAGGTTGCCGACGAATCTGCCGACGCGACCGTTGTAAAGGCTGAGGTGTCTGAAACAAGTACCATCACGGTCGTCAACAGTGTCGAAGGCGATTCTACCTCGGTCATTGCTGGTGAGGTAGCACGAATTTCGGGTAAGATTGCCTCGTCTTCCGAGACAGACACCAAATCAGAGTCCTCCACCGCAAGTCCATGCGATACGACTTTGGACAGCGGGGCAATTTCCAGGTCCAAGAAGGCTAGGCAAGACGACAAAGACGAACCTTCTCAACGAGGGCAAAGCAAGAAACGTATGCCGGGCGACTACACACTGACACCTGTCCTTCTGTCGGAGCCAATGACGGCTTGGGTGCACTGctccaactgcgcgacggctTTTGTGCAGCGCGATGCGTATTACACGCGGGCAAACTGTCCACGCTGCGAACGCCACAGTATTTTGTACGGTTACGTGTGGCCCAAGACGGAACCCGAGGGGTctgacgatgacgaggagcGCGTTCTCGACCACCGAACAGTCCATCGTTTCTTGGACCCCGAGGACGAAGCCAAGGTGCGGGGGAGAAAGCTTAGTGCGTGGCTTGTCAACAAGAAGCTCGCCGAAGCCAAAGCGGCCGAGGTTGCTGAGGCGgcaaagaacaagaagaagcagcCGTCAAAGGTTGTCAAGAAGGTGGCGTCAAAGACGACAATTACAGCTGCGACAAAGGTCAAGAAGGCGGCATCAACGGCTTCTGTGTTTGGCAGGGTCACCAAGGCGGGTTCTGGCGTTTCTGAAGGCCTCAAGACCAGCAAGACGAGTCCTGTAACTCTATCAAAGAAGTCGGCCAATTCAGAGGTCGACCATGGAGAGGCTGTTGGCGATTCCATCACATCATCGGCCTCATCCGCAGCGGACAGCGCCGACTGTACGACTCAGATGGCTATAGCGCAACAGCTCGGGGCATACGTCGACACTAAGTTTGGCCTTGATGACGAAGGAATGTCTGATCAGGGAGATGTTGATCATTGTGCTAAGGGCAAGATCGACGAGCGCAAGCAGTCTTCAGTTCTTCAGCAGAGGCGACTATCGTTGGATTCTGCTGGCAACAGGCGGCGCAGCGGCCGGGCTTGTAAGGCTTCAGCCAAGgccactgctgctgctgcattaGCTACTGTCGGGTCTGATTGA